DNA from Pseudomonas putida:
CTGTCGCGAAATGGCACGCTGCAATTGGCCATCCGTGCTGCTGGCCAAGCCCCGGAAACTGCCTAAAAGGTTGAAAGGCAACACTTTTACAGCACCTGGCACAGTTCCTGTATCACAACCGTCACATGCACACCTGCTGTACCAAAGCGTGCGAAAACGATAAGAACAACAACCGTGGAGGTCTGACCTTGAAGACGACTCGACTCCGGCGGCATGCGGGCAAACTGGCGCTGGTCGCCGCCGCGCTGCTGAGCACCCAGGCCATGGCGGCCGAGCAGGGCCCGAGCCTGTTGCAGAACAAGTGCATGGGTGCCATATCCCCGAAGGCAACGACACCTATAGCCGCATCAGCCACCAGCGCAAGACGCCGGAAGGCTGGCTGATGAGCATTGCCCGCATGCAGATGATGCACGGCCTGCAGATCAGTGACGACGACCGTCGCACGCTGGTCAAGTACCTGGCCGACAAGCAGGGCCTGGCGCCCAGCGAAACCGATGGCGTGCGTTACGCCATGGAGCGCCGGCTCAATACCGTCGAGCACTTCGACACCCAGCTCAGCGAGACCTGTGGCCGTTGCCACTCCGGTGCCCGCGTCGCCTTGCAACGGCGCCCGGCCAAGGAGTGGGAACACCTGGTCAACTTCCACCTTGGCCAATGGCCGTCCCTTGAGTACCAGGCCCAGGCGCGTGACCGCGATTGGCTGCCGATTGCCCTGCAACAAGTGGTGCCGGAGCTTGCCAAGCGCTTCCCGATGGAAAGCGCAGCCTGGGCCGAATGGCAGAAGGCCAAACCCAAGGCAGACGCACTGCCGGGGCAGTGGGCATTCAGCGGCCATATGCTTGCCAAGGGCGACGTACGTGGGGTGATGAGCGTCACGGCTGGGGAGGGCGATACCTTCAAGGTCGAGGTCAAGGGCGCTTACGCCGACGGCACGCCGTTCAACGGCAGCGGCACGGCGATCCTCTACAACGGCTATGAGTGGCGTGGCAACGTCAAGGTCGGCGATGCCAACCTGCGCCAGGTGTTCGCCGCGCTGGATGGCGAGATGAAAGGCCGTATGTTCGAAGCCGAACACGATGAACGCGGCCTGGACTTCACTGCGGCGAAGGAAGGCAAGGCGCGCCTGCTGGCGGTTCAGCCGGCATTCATCAAGGCCGGCGGCGAAAGCGAGATCACCCTGGTGGGTAGCGGCCTGGACGGCAAGCCCGACTTGGGTGCAGGGGTGGAAGTGACCGAGGTGCTGGAGCAAACCCCGACCCTGGTACGGGTCAAGGCCCGCGCCGCGGCAGACGCCAAGCCTGGCCAGCGCGAGGTTGCGGTGGGCGCGCTCAAAGGTGTCAACCTGGCGGTCTACGACAAGGTCGACGAAGTGAAGGTGGTGCCGGCGTTCTCCATCGCCCGCATTGGCGAGAACGGCGCTTCGGTGCCGAAAGTGCAGGGCCGCTTCGAGGCCGAAGCCTGGGGTAAAGACGCCAGCGGACAACCGCTGCGCATCGGCTACCTGCCGGCCACCTGGAAGGTCGAGCCGTTCAACGAGCGTGCGGTCGAGGACGAAGACGTCAAGTTCGCCGGGCAGATGCAGGCTGATGGCGTGTTCGTACCAGGCGGTGCCGGGCCCAACCCCGAGCGCAAGATGATGACCAACAACGCCGGTAACTTGAAAGTCATCGCCACGCTGGCCGACGGTGGCCAGACCGGCGAAGGGCACATGATCGTCACCGTACAGCGCTGGAACAACCCGCCGCTGCCATAACGGCAGGGCGCAACGGTTTTCCAACGGATCGATTATCGGGAGGTCGCCATGGGCGTACTACTGAACCTGGTCGAGCGTAACCTGCACGAAGTGCAGGTCGATGCCGACCGCATGCTGTTCCATATTCCCAGCAGCTCGCTGTTTGCCACCGATGCGGTGACCGGCAGCATCATCGACGCTTTGCGCCAGCAAGGCTGCTCGGCCGAGGAGCTGATGCAGCGCCTTGGCCAGCAGTTTGCCGGCGACGATATCCAGGACACCCTGCGCGAGCTGATCGCGCTGGAGCTGGTCAGCGACGGCTCGCCGCTGACCCCGGAAATCGCCCTGAAGCAGGTCGAACGCACCGCGCTTAACACCGTGGTTCTGAACGTCAACACTGGCTGCAACCTCAGCTGCACTTATTGCTACAAGGAAGACCTGGACAAGCCTTCCGCCGGCAAGAAGATGAGCACCGCCACCGCCGAGGCCTCGGTGGAGATGCTGCTCAAGGAATCGCCCAACGAGGAGCGCTACAGCGTGGTGTTCTTCGGTGGCGAGCCACTGTCCAACCGGCCGTTGATCGAGCACATGGTGGCTTACTGCGAACGGCGTTTCGCCGAGGCGGGCAAGCAGGTGGAGTTCATCATGACCACCAACGCCACCTTGCTGACCGAAGAAATCATCGACTGGCTCAACGTCCACCGTTTCGGCCTGTCGATCAGCATCGACGGCCCCAAGACCGTGCACGACCGTAACCGCATCACCGTGGGTGGGCAGGGCACCTATGACGTGGTGCGGCGCAAGGCCGACCTGCTGCTGTCGCGCTACACCAGCCGCCCGGTGGGCGCGCGGGTCACGCTGACCCGTGGCATTACCGATGTCGAAACCATCTGGAACCACTTGTTCAATGAAATGGGCTTCGCCGAAGTCGGCTTTGCCCCGGTGACCTCGGGCGACATGGCCGATTTCAACCTCACGAGCGAAGAGCTGGTGCAGGTGTTCGCCAACATGAAGGCCCTCGGCCGGCGTTACCTGGAGGCGGCGCTGGAGCACCGCAACATCGGTTTCTCCAACCTGCACCAGTTGATCACCGACATCCACGAAGGCCACAAGAAGGCCCTGCCGTGTGGCGCCGGGCTGAAGATGCTGGCGGTTGACCACGAGGGCGAGCTGAACTTGTGCCACCGCTTCACCGGCTCCAGCCTGCCGACCTTCGGCAATGTGCACCAAGGGGTGAAGCAGGCGCAGCTCAACGACTTCCTGTCACAACGCCTGGACCGTAGCAACACCGGCTGTGAAAGCTGCCGCATCCGCAACCTGTGCTCGGGCGGCTGCTACCACGAAAGCTATGCACGCTACGGCGACCCGCAGCACCCGACCTACCACTATTGCGAACTGATGCGCGACTGGGTGGACTTCGGCATCGAAGTCTACAGCCGCATCATGGCCGCCAACCCGGCCTTCATCGATCGCTACATCACCCCGCGGAAGGCGCACTGACATGAAGCACTTGAAGCCCCTGAACAACAAGGCGCGCATCCTGGAGCAGGCCGCCGCCGAAGACCGTGTCGAAGAAGTGATGGCCATGAGCGCGGTGGCAGGCTGCACGGCCACCACCGACCCGGGCTGGGAAGTGGATGCCTTTGGCGGCGTCAGCTCGTTGTGCCAACCGATGGAGGCCGACCTGTATGGCTGCTCCGACCCTTGCTGGTGGCCAGCCCAGGTGCCGGACATGATGAGCACCTACCAGGACTGGAACGCCCAGGCGACCAACTCGGCGGACGACTGGCGCAACCTCGGCACCGTGTTCCCGAAAGACAAGTGACGGCCCAACAAGAATGACAAGGGGAAACCGCATGAAAGCTGGACGCTGCGCGCAACTTGCGCTCACCATCGCCGCCACGGCCTGCGCCGGGCTGGTACAGGCCGACGACACCGGGCCGGCACTGAAGGCTGGCCACGAATACATGATCGTGACCAACTACCCGAACAACCTGCATGTGGTCGATGTGGCCAGTGACACGGTCTACAAAAGCTGCCAGATGCCCGACAAGTTCGGCCCTGGCACCGCAATGATGGCGCCGGACAACCGCACCGCCTACGTGCTCAACAACCACTACGGCGACATCTACGGTATCGACCTGGACACCTGCAAGAACACCTTCCGCGCCAACCTGTCCAGCGTGGCAGGCGAAGTCGGCCGGTCGATGTACTCGTTCGCCATCAGCCCCGATGGCAAGGAAGTGTACGCCACGGTCAACCCGACCCAGATGCTGAACGACCATTACGTGGTCAAACCGCCGCGGCTGGAGGTGTTCAGCACCGCCGATGGCCTGCAGGCCAAGCCGGTGCGTACCTTCCCGATGCCGCGCCAGGTGTACCTGATGCGCGCCGCTGACGATGGCAGCCTGTTCGTCGCAGGGCCGGACATCTACAAGATGGACGTGAAGACCGGCAAATACACAGTGGCCCTGCCGTTGCGCAACTGGAACCGCAAGGGCTACAGCGCCCCGGACGTGCTGTACTTCTGGCCGCACCAGAGTCCGCGCCACGAGTTCACCATGCTGTACACCATTGCCAAGTTCAAGGACGACAAGCAGGACCCGGCCACCGCCGAGCCGCTGTATGGCTACCTGAGCGTCGACCTGAAGACCGGCAAGACCCACACCCAGGAGTTCGCCGACCTGACTGAGTTGTACTTCACCGGCCTGCGCTCGCCCAAGGACCCGAACCAGATCTACGGCGTGCTCAACCGCCTGGCCAAGTTCGACATCAAACAGCGCAAGCTGATCAAGGCGGCTAACCTGGAGCACACTTACTACTGCGTCACCTTCGACAAGAAGGGCGACAAACTGTACCTGGGCGGCACCTTCAACGACCTGGCGGTGTTCAACCCGGAAACGTTGGAGAAAGTGAAGAACATCAAGTTGCCGGGTGGTGACATGTCTACCACGACGCCCCAGGTGTTCATCCGCTAGATCGGTGTGGGCCTGTTCGCGGGTTTACCCGCGAACAGGCCGGTACAAAAAACACAAGAACAACAAGAGAACGCCCATGCCCCAGCCAAGCTACTCCCAGGGCAACCAGGACAAGGCCCTGCTTACCCAGTGCATCGGCGACGCCTTCGACGCCACTGTCGCTCGCTTTCCCGAGCGCGAGGCGCTGGTGGTGCGCCACCAGGCCCTTCGCTACACCTGGCGGCAACTGGCCGAGGCCGTCGACCAGCATGCTCGCGCGCTGATGGCCCTGGGCGTGCAGCCCGGTGACCGCCTGGGTATCTGGGCGCCCAATTGCGCCGAGTGGTGCATTACCCAGTTCGCCAGCGCCAAGGTTGGCGCAATCCTGGTCAACATCAATCCGGCCTACCGCTCCAGCGAGCTGGACTATGCGCTCGGCCAGTCCGGCTGCCGTTGGGTGATCTGTGCCGATGCGTTCAAGACCTCCGATTACCACGCCATGCTGCAGGGCCTTGTACCTGGCCTGGCCAGCGGTCAAGCGGGCGCGCTGATCTGCGAGCGTTTTCCCGAACTGCGTGGCGTGGTCAGTCTGGCCGTTGCGCCCCCACCTGGGTTCCTCGCCTGGCACGACCTGCAGTCCCGCGCCGAGGCCGTCAGCCGCGAGGCCCTGGCCCAGCGGCAGGCACAACTGCGCTGCGACGATCCGATCAACATCCAGTACACCTCGGGGACTACCGGCTTCCCAAAGGGCGCCACCCTCAGCCACAGCAACATTCTCAACAACGGCTACATGGTGGGTGAAAGCCTGGGCCTGACCGAACATGATCGGTTGGTAGTGCCGGTGCCGCTGTACCACTGCTTCGGTATGGTCATGGCCAACCTTGGCTGCATGACCCACGGCAGCACCTTGATTTATCCCAACGATGCCTTCGACCCTTTGGCTACCCTGCGCGCGGTGGCGGAGGAGAAAGCCACGGCGTTGTATGGCGTGCCGACCATGTTCATTGCCGAGCTGGACCACCCGCAGCGCGGCGAGTTCGACCTGTCGAGCCTGC
Protein-coding regions in this window:
- the peaD gene encoding quinohemoprotein amine dehydrogenase subunit beta is translated as MKAGRCAQLALTIAATACAGLVQADDTGPALKAGHEYMIVTNYPNNLHVVDVASDTVYKSCQMPDKFGPGTAMMAPDNRTAYVLNNHYGDIYGIDLDTCKNTFRANLSSVAGEVGRSMYSFAISPDGKEVYATVNPTQMLNDHYVVKPPRLEVFSTADGLQAKPVRTFPMPRQVYLMRAADDGSLFVAGPDIYKMDVKTGKYTVALPLRNWNRKGYSAPDVLYFWPHQSPRHEFTMLYTIAKFKDDKQDPATAEPLYGYLSVDLKTGKTHTQEFADLTELYFTGLRSPKDPNQIYGVLNRLAKFDIKQRKLIKAANLEHTYYCVTFDKKGDKLYLGGTFNDLAVFNPETLEKVKNIKLPGGDMSTTTPQVFIR
- the peaB gene encoding quinohemoprotein amine dehydrogenase maturation protein, translating into MGVLLNLVERNLHEVQVDADRMLFHIPSSSLFATDAVTGSIIDALRQQGCSAEELMQRLGQQFAGDDIQDTLRELIALELVSDGSPLTPEIALKQVERTALNTVVLNVNTGCNLSCTYCYKEDLDKPSAGKKMSTATAEASVEMLLKESPNEERYSVVFFGGEPLSNRPLIEHMVAYCERRFAEAGKQVEFIMTTNATLLTEEIIDWLNVHRFGLSISIDGPKTVHDRNRITVGGQGTYDVVRRKADLLLSRYTSRPVGARVTLTRGITDVETIWNHLFNEMGFAEVGFAPVTSGDMADFNLTSEELVQVFANMKALGRRYLEAALEHRNIGFSNLHQLITDIHEGHKKALPCGAGLKMLAVDHEGELNLCHRFTGSSLPTFGNVHQGVKQAQLNDFLSQRLDRSNTGCESCRIRNLCSGGCYHESYARYGDPQHPTYHYCELMRDWVDFGIEVYSRIMAANPAFIDRYITPRKAH
- the qhpC gene encoding quinohemoprotein amine dehydrogenase subunit gamma, which produces MKHLKPLNNKARILEQAAAEDRVEEVMAMSAVAGCTATTDPGWEVDAFGGVSSLCQPMEADLYGCSDPCWWPAQVPDMMSTYQDWNAQATNSADDWRNLGTVFPKDK
- a CDS encoding fatty acid CoA ligase family protein, giving the protein MPQPSYSQGNQDKALLTQCIGDAFDATVARFPEREALVVRHQALRYTWRQLAEAVDQHARALMALGVQPGDRLGIWAPNCAEWCITQFASAKVGAILVNINPAYRSSELDYALGQSGCRWVICADAFKTSDYHAMLQGLVPGLASGQAGALICERFPELRGVVSLAVAPPPGFLAWHDLQSRAEAVSREALAQRQAQLRCDDPINIQYTSGTTGFPKGATLSHSNILNNGYMVGESLGLTEHDRLVVPVPLYHCFGMVMANLGCMTHGSTLIYPNDAFDPLATLRAVAEEKATALYGVPTMFIAELDHPQRGEFDLSSLRTGIMAGATCPIEVMRRVIGEMHMAEVQIAYGMTETSPVSLQTGATDDLERRVTSVGRTQPRLENKVIDNDGGTVPRGEIGELCTRGYSVMLGYWNNPKATAESIDEDGWMHTGDLAVMDEQGYVRIVGRSKDMIIRGGENIYPRELEEFFFTHPAVADVQVIGVPCSKYGEEIVAWVRLHPGHAASEEELREWAKARIAHFKVPRYFRFVDEFPMTVTGKVQKFRMREISVEELTAN